In one window of Microplitis demolitor isolate Queensland-Clemson2020A chromosome 4, iyMicDemo2.1a, whole genome shotgun sequence DNA:
- the LOC103578812 gene encoding diacylglycerol kinase eta isoform X3 codes for MEDWLNGMRNAGDCRAASEPGASEFLGGDHQWYATSHARPTYCNVCRDALYGVTSHGLSCEICKYKVHKRCCQKAINNCKWTTLSSIGKDIIEDQDGNIQMPHQWLEGNLPVSSKCAVCDKTSGSVLRLQDWRCLWCRVTVHTACRPLISCVCPLGPAKLSVVPPIALHSIGSDEAWEAVRPVGCSPLLVFVNSKSGDNQGIKFLKRFKQLLNPAQVFDLIKGGPGPGLRLFRHFDPFRILVCSGDGSVGWVLSEIDRLGMHKQCQVGVLPLGTGNDLARVLGWGASCDDDTHLPQLLEKYEKAGTKMLDRWSIMTFERSISLSCSKLSSNQNNDLNLNLSMVQQYEDNVIFHIKNILHADQNTIIVSSAKVLCETIKEFASRILETSFNIGDEILENKCVVLEEKLDSLLQTLDYHDNIVEMVNDDVKFTIADNQSCMKNLEKGVLEKPEKDIKNLKQVRKNKNPIERDAVMARANSLKRAIRQLVEQTEIVINKQKNSTGKLINKLSSNLAINSKDYDEQGLSNSWNINDDKLVNTHLHINPSHVLKQCESNSSIGQSIVVSSASSFDISSCPSPTPNLTSLSPMPDLRRDSQVDELLTLPAPDGFADSRRNSYNINKESVSFSGNDETTVKKTISVLDEFKSSELTSTSKVNTPTDIQVTVTSTTLDTSSKSDDTTIQDALISPDSDIINISNAFVHRSDYDIETHQLSKSSCSNSIASTDSLISETLDSKSYTIKHSESEIGNTDSDILDSTKQSELSEIGHIDSPENSDIQNSESMIDDLSSLGQDLISTMLGEKYDSVRECIETDQSDKPKKYCSLAQFVEGSDIARKSFKRPSRYITTLLKDDKSQNQKIYNNKSQIPVITFDNTEINKTDLLNPVCCFTLTADTVNKSNENKIHFPHEINVIVDPPSPSISIDSQYEEDDDNNDADDDDDDDDDNDDNNDNYYNYDNDNKKKKKKSGLRRHTGSMEKLSVELLPELGFSPQATRRISCGSLIKPSEVGSLAATAAKLGGSNISLRHDRAKSIDKTSEDIKKLPIINPLVQLPTWPNIGGGAGFISQALLANADALCAAVSPLMDPDETLMEGYFERCVMNNYFGIGIDAKISLDFHHKREEHPEKCRSRAKNYMWYGVLGSKQWLQKTYKNLEQRVQLECDGQRIPLPSLQGIVVLNIPSFMGGTNFWGGTKEGDLFLAPSFDDRILEVVAVFGSVQMAASRLINLQHHRIAQCQSIQINILGDEGVPIQVDGEAWIQPPGIIRIIHKNRMQMLYRNRALETSLRTWEEKQRNNTSTNVSQSSSSLTNNIVQPRSYTLGDIKPIQLYEEELNILLGLIEVITTLVKWVKLLTISHPSFEPDLYQIADRTAVNLEKVHPDGKIIQGPSLRPLVTELVSSARQLYEESCELLRDSGQILRIRSDLENKLSQSLAAMEQELKKCVFDEAGTGLVYLQNPSADDQFRRSGTSNSSSSSHLARDQVTSWGVQDVCTWLENLQLGEYTEQFISHDIRGRELLSLARRDLKELGIVKIGHVKRILQAINDLNN; via the exons ATGGAGGACTGGTTAAACGGTATGAGAAATGCTGGTGACTGTAGAGCTGCCAGTGAACCTGGAGCTAGTGAATTTCTTGGTGGTGATCATCAGTGGTATGCTACCAGTCATGCTAGGCCAACATACTGCAATGTTTGTCGAGATGCACTAtatg gaGTGACGTCTCATGGTCTCAGTTGTGAAATATGTAAATACAAAGTACATAAAAGATGTTGTcaaaaagcaataaataattgcaaatGGACTACACTATCATCTATTGGAAAAGATATTATCGAAGATCAAGATGGAAATATTCAGATGCCCCATCAGTGGTTGGAAGGAAATTTGCCAGTTTCTTCAAAATGTGCTGTCTGTGACAAAACATCGGGTTCTGTACTACG ACTTCAAGATTGGAGATGCTTATGGTGTAGAGTAACAGTTCATACGGCATGTAGACCATTAATTAGTTGTGTATGTCCTCTTGGACCTGCTAAATTAAGCGTAGTGCCTCCTATAGCATTGCATAGTATAG gaaGTGATGAAGCATGGGAAGCTGTGAGACCTGTTGGATGTAGCCCACTGTTAGTATTTGTAAATAGTAAATCTGGTGATAATCAGGGCATTAAGTTTCTCAAAAGATTCAAACAATTATTGAATCCCGCCCAAGTATTTGATCTTATAAAGGGTGGTCCTGGACCagg GCTAAGATTGTTTCGACATTTCGACCCTTTCCGGATTCTGGTGTGCAGTGGAGATGGGTCTGTCGGTTGGGTCCTTTCAGAGATCGATCGGTTAGGAATGCAC AAACAATGCCAAGTGGGAGTGTTACCGTTGGGAACTGGAAATGATCTTGCTCGAGTACTTGGATGGGGTGCGTCTTGTGATGACGATACACATTTACCacaattattggaaaaatacgAAAAAGCAGGAACAAAAATGCTTGATCGTTGGAGTATTATGACATTTGAACGTAGTATATCATTATCATGTTCAAAGTTATCTTCAAATCAAAAtaacgatttaaatttaaatctatcaATGGTTCAACAGTATGAAgataatgttatttttcatataaaaaatattttacatgcTGATCAGAATACAATTATTGTGTCTAGTGCAAa agTACTTTGCGAAACAATTAAAGAATTTGCTTCTCGTATATTGGAAACTAGTTTTAATATTGGTGATGaaatacttgaaaataaatgcGTTGTTCTTGAAGAAAAATTGGATTCATTATTGCAGACACTTGATTATCATGATAATATTGTGGAAATGGTAAATGAtgatgtaaaatttacaatcgcTGATAATCAATcgtgtatgaaaaatttagaaaaaggAGTACTAGAAAAACCAGAAaaagacataaaaaatttaaaacaagtgcgtaaaaataaaaatcctatTGAGAGAGATGCAGTAATGGCACGAGCAAATAGCTTAAAACGAGCTATTAGACAGCTTGTTGAGCAAACTgaaatagttattaataaacaaaaaaattcaactggtaaattaataaataaattatcatcaaatttagctattaattcaaaagattACGATGAACAAGGATTATCTAATTCATGGAatataaatgatgataaaCTGGTAAACACTCATCTTCATATTAATCCTTCTCATGTATTGAAACAATGTGAGAGTAATTCGTCTATTGGACAATCAATTGTTGTTTCCTCAGCAAGTTCATTTGATATTTCTTCGTGTCCTAGTCCTACTCCAAATTTGACATCTTTAAGTCCAATGCCTGATTTAAGAAGAGATTCACAAGTTGATGAATTACTTACACTTCCTGCACCTGATGGATTTGCTGATAGCCGTAGAAATagttacaatataaataaaga atcTGTTAGTTTTTCTGGTAATGATGAAACAacagttaaaaaaactatatctGTTTTGGATGAATTTAAATCCTCAGAATTAACATCAACAAGTAAAGTCAATACTCCGACAGATATTCAAGTTACTGTAACAAGTACAACATTAGATACAAGCTCAAAGTCTGATGATACTACAATACAGGATGCATTAATATCTCCAGATTcagatattataaatatatcaaatgcCTTTGTTCATCGATCAGATTATGATATAGAAACTCATCAATTATCTAAAAGTAGCTGCAGTAATAGTATTGCCAGTACAGATAGTCTTATTTCCGAGACTTTGGATTCAAAAAGTTATACTATTAAACACAGTGAGAGTGAaattg GTAATACAGATAGtgatattcttgattcaacaAAACAATCAGAATTATCAGAAATAGGACATATTGATTCACCAGAAAATTCCGATATTCAAAATTCCGAAagtatgattgatgatttgaGTTCACTTGGTCAGGATTTAATTAGTACAATGCTTGGAGAAAAGTATGATTCAGTACGTGAGTGTATTGAAACAGATCAAAGTgataaaccaaaaaaatattgtagttTGGCACAATTTGTTGAAGGAAGTGATATTGCACgaaaatcatttaaaagaCCATCTAGATATATTACAACTCTTTTAAAAGATGATAAATCtcaaaaccaaaaaatatataataataaatcacaaaTACCCGTTATAACTTTTGATAATACAGAGATTAATAAAACAGATTTATTGAATCCGGTTTGTTGTTTTACTTTAACAGCTGATACAGTTAATAAAtccaatgaaaataaaattcattttcctcacgaaataaatgtaattgttGATCCACCAAGTCCATCAATATCTATTGATAGCCAATACGAAgaagatgatgataataatgatgctgatgatgatgatgacgatgatgatgataacgatgataataatgataattattataattatgataatgataataaaaaaaaaaaaaaaaaatctggttTAAGACGTCACACAGGTAGCATGGAAAAATTGAGTGTAGAGTTATTACCGGAACTTGGATTTTCACCTCAAGCAACACGGCGTATAAGCTGTGGTAGTTTGATAAAACCATCCGAAGTTGGATCTTTGGCAGCAACTGCAGCAAAACTGGGAGGTTCAAATATAAGCTTACGACATGATCGGGCCAAGTCAATTGATAAAACATctgaagatattaaaaaattaccaataatAAATCCACTGGTACAATTACCAACGTGGCCAAATATCGGAGGAGGTGCTGGATTTATTAGCCAAGCATTACTTGCAAATGCTGATGCACTCTGTGCAGCTGTATCACCATTAATGGATCCAGATGAAACATTAATGGAGGGATATTTTGAACGTTGTGTCATGAATAATTACTTTGGAATAGGTATTGATGCTAAAATAAGTCTTGATTTTCATCATAAACGTGAAGAGCATCCTGAAAAATGTAGATCACGTGCTAAAAATTATATGTGGTATGGAGTACTTGGATCAAAACAGTGGTTacaaaaaacttataaaaatcttGAGCAACGAGTTCAACTTGAGTGTGATGGTCAACGTATACCTTTACCCTCACTTCAGGGTAttgttgttttaaatattccaaGTTTTATGGGAGGTACTAATTTTTGGGGAGGTACCAAAGAGGGTGATTTATTTTTGGCTCCATCATTTGACGATCGTATATTGGAAGTTGTTGCAGTTTTTGGTTCAGTACAAATGGCTGCTTctagattaataaatttacagcaTCATCGTATTGCCCAATGTCaatcaattcaaataaatatattgggtGATGAAGGGGTACCAATACAGGTTGACGGTGAAGCTTGGATCCAACCACCGGGAAtcattagaataattcataaaaatcgtATGCAAATGCTCTATCGAAATAGG gCTTTAGAAACATCACTGCGGACATGGGAAGAGAAACAACGTAACAATACATCTACCAACGTATCTCAATCGTCATCTTCGTTAACTAATAATATAGTTCAGCCACGATCTTACACACTGGGTGATATCAAACCAATACAATTATATGAAGAGGAATTAAACATTTTACTTGGTTTAATTGAAGTTATTACAACGCTTGTTAAATGGGTTAAATTACTCACCATATCACATCCAAGTTTTGAACCGGATCTTTATCAGATTGCAGATCGAACCGCTGTTAATTTGGAGAAAGTTCATCCAgatggaaaaattattcaaggg CCGAGCTTAAGACCTTTGGTGACGGAGCTTGTATCCAGTGCAAGACAACTTTATGAAGAATCATGCGAGTTGCTTCGTGACTCGGGGCAAATTTta cGAATACGTTCagatttggaaaataaattatcccAATCACTGGCGGCAATGGAACAAGAATTGAAGAAATGTGTATTCGATGAAGCAGGTACGGGTCTAGTATATCTTCAAAATCCATCGGCAGATGATCAG TTCCGGCGATCGGGTACGAGTAACAGTAGTAGTAGCAGTCATCTGGCACGAGATCAAGTGACGAGCTGGGGAGTCCAGGATGTCTGCACGTGGCTTGAAAATCTACAACTTGGCGAGTATACTGAGCAATTTATTTCACATGATATCCGAGGACGAGAATTATTAAGTCTTGCACGTCGTGACTTGAAAGAACTTGGTATCGTTAAAATCGGTCACGTTAAACGGATACTACAAGCCATTAATgatcttaataattaa